The proteins below are encoded in one region of Belonocnema kinseyi isolate 2016_QV_RU_SX_M_011 chromosome 3, B_treatae_v1, whole genome shotgun sequence:
- the LOC117168718 gene encoding dephospho-CoA kinase domain-containing protein isoform X1, with protein sequence MFIVGLTGGIATGKSTVAQIMREHGIPVIDADIVARKVVEPGKPAWHKIRKEFGPEVFLENGELDRGKLGDVIFNDVEKRKKLNGITHPHIYREMGWQAFRYFLKGYPFIVMDLPLLFETGHMLGYLHKVIVVTCEEDLQLQRLMERSGCTEAKAKLRIAAQMSLDKKSDMADFVIENSSSDRDTREQTIRVISVLKSYRQHWKIRIFVGFCCTVLLAGAYWLRNKSIKSLPAVA encoded by the exons atgtttattgtgGGACTTACGGGCGGAATTGCTACTGGCAAAAGCACAGTCGCACAAATAATGAGAGAGCATGGCATACCTGTCATCGATGCTGACATTGTCGCCCGAAAAG ttGTTGAACCAGGAAAGCCAGCGTGGCACAAAATACGAAAGGAATTTGGACCAGAAGTCTTTCTCGAAAATGGAGAATTGGATCGAGGAAAATTGGGGGATGTCATATTCAATGatgtggagaaaagaaaaaaattaaatggcatTACTCACCCTCATATTTATAGGGAAATGGGCTGGCAAGCATTTAGATATTTTCTGAAAGGATATCCCTTCATTGTGATGGATTTGCCTCTACTTTTCGAAACTGGCCATATGCTTGGATATTTGCACAAAGTTATCGTCGTCACCTG cgAAGAAGATCTTCAGCTGCAGCGATTGATGGAACGATCGGGTTGCACAGAAGCGAAAGCAAAATTGCGAATCGCCGCACAAATGTCCCTGGACAAAAAGTCGGATATGGCAGATTTCGTTATCGAAAATTCGAGCAGCGACCGTGACACTCGTGAGCAAACTATTCGAGTTATTAGCGTTCTAAAGAGTTATCGGCAACACTGGAAGATACGAATTTTCGTAGGTTTTTGCTGCACAGTCCTGCTGGCTGGCGCCTATTGGCTGAGAAACAAATCTATCAAATCTCTGCCCGCAGTTGCATAA
- the LOC117168718 gene encoding dephospho-CoA kinase domain-containing protein isoform X2, which yields MFIVGLTGGIATGKSTVAQIMREHGIPVIDADIVARKVVEPGKPAWHKIRKEFGPEVFLENGELDRGKLGDVIFNDVEKRKKLNGITHPHIYREMGWQAFRYFLKGYPFIVMDLPLLFETGHMLGYLHKVIVVTCEEDLQLQRLMERSGCTEAKAKLRIAAQMSLDKKSDMADFVIENSSSDRDTRFCCTVLLAGAYWLRNKSIKSLPAVA from the exons atgtttattgtgGGACTTACGGGCGGAATTGCTACTGGCAAAAGCACAGTCGCACAAATAATGAGAGAGCATGGCATACCTGTCATCGATGCTGACATTGTCGCCCGAAAAG ttGTTGAACCAGGAAAGCCAGCGTGGCACAAAATACGAAAGGAATTTGGACCAGAAGTCTTTCTCGAAAATGGAGAATTGGATCGAGGAAAATTGGGGGATGTCATATTCAATGatgtggagaaaagaaaaaaattaaatggcatTACTCACCCTCATATTTATAGGGAAATGGGCTGGCAAGCATTTAGATATTTTCTGAAAGGATATCCCTTCATTGTGATGGATTTGCCTCTACTTTTCGAAACTGGCCATATGCTTGGATATTTGCACAAAGTTATCGTCGTCACCTG cgAAGAAGATCTTCAGCTGCAGCGATTGATGGAACGATCGGGTTGCACAGAAGCGAAAGCAAAATTGCGAATCGCCGCACAAATGTCCCTGGACAAAAAGTCGGATATGGCAGATTTCGTTATCGAAAATTCGAGCAGCGACCGTGACACTC GTTTTTGCTGCACAGTCCTGCTGGCTGGCGCCTATTGGCTGAGAAACAAATCTATCAAATCTCTGCCCGCAGTTGCATAA